CTCGTCAAATTTAAGCGAGTTTTTGTTATTCTTGGCAGTTATTTTCTTGGTTATGCTATCCGGCAATTCACCGTTTCTTTGTTTGGCGTCGAATTCTTTCTTTTTATTATATGCGTAGGTTATATTTACGCCTTCGGATTTTGATCAGATTTTTACGTCGGCCTTTTTGCCTTCAAGCGTAACTCTCATATAAAAAACTACATCGCCGTTAGCTAGATTATTAAAGAAAATTCCGGGATATTTATTGACTCCAAAAGCAGAGTTGTAATTTTTAAGTTTTCCTGCCATAATACCCCCTAAATTTATTCCCTATTTGTTCCCAAAATTTGTAAAAATGTATGATATTTTAGTGTAACTTAGAATATGCTTAAGCTATTAAATGGCGTATTTTAGGGATTTATAGAGTATTTTGGAGTATTTAAGAATTATATATTTTTGAACCCAGCATCCGGAGCCATTTATCTTCAAAAATCCTTTTAAAATCCCGATTTTAACGATGTTTCAAGAAATTTAAGCTTTCTTATTTTTTGTATTTTTCCCCTTTATTTCCCCTCAGTTTTATTTTCTGTTTCAAAGTATATCGTTCTGTTTGCGGTCAAAATGCGATTAGATATTCATCTTTGGACGAAGTTAAAACAATTTTCCTTTATTCATTCTAGCTTCATTTAAGGCTTTTATAATGCGCTCATCCAAACGAAAGTTGGAAATCAAAATAAAAGGATCAAAAATGAAAAAGATATTAGGCACGGCAGTTTTAGCAGCAGTTTTGGGAGTGACAGGCTTGCAAGCAGCTATCACATCAAAGGATGCTTTAAACATAGCTGAGAAAAATTTCCCAGGCTCAAGCGTCAAAGATATCGAGATGGATGTCAAAAACGGTGCGACATTTTACAAGATAGAGTCTTTTAGAGATAGCGTTAAACAAGAGATTAAGATCGACGCTAATAGCGATCAGATCGTTAAAGTAGAGAATAAAAATAAAAAATATATCTTGCCGATCGAAGCGGTAGATTTTTCAAAATTTGCTCTTGGCATCGACGAGGCTGTGGCCAAAGCTCAAGCGCTTGAAGCTGGCTGGAGTCTTGATGAGGTAGACCTTGATAATAAAAATGGTGCTTGGATATACAAAGTAGAGCTTAAGCGCGACAGGAGCGAGAAAAAAGTGATCATAAACGCTCAAACTGGCGAGATAATCGGCAACTATACAAAGTGATCTAGCGCCCTTTTTTGGGCATTAAATTTTTATAAAGGTGAAAAAGATGAGTGAAAATTTAGTTCAAAATTTAAATGAGAAAGTTAGCAAGCAGAGTTTAGAGAGAAATTTGAATAAAAATTTAAACGAAAATAAAGTCGCTGATTTTAGCAAAAACGAGAGAGAAAATTTAAGTAAAAATGCTGCTAATAAAAATAGTTACAAAAATTTAGACAAGAGCGAGCAAAGCCCTGAAAATTTAGATAAAAATTTAAGCCAAACAGCTCCGAAATGCAAAGCTCAAAATTTCTTTAAAAATGCGCTTGAGCTTTCACTTCAAGGTGCAGCGGATTTGCTCATCTACGCAGGCAAGGCTGGAGTGTGGCTATCAAACGCTTCAAACCACCTAAAAAACGAGGTGAAAAGAGCGGAGCTATCAAAGATAAATGAAGGGCAGGCCAAATTTGAAGGGCTGGCTTGCATCACACCAGAAAGAGTTAAAGAGCTCATTTTAGAGCGCCTAAAAGTAGAGCCAAACGAGGTGGAATTTGCGCCGATCTATCTAGCAAAAAAACAAAGTTTTGGCACATTTTGCACGGAGTATTTTTATAACGCAAGGGCTAAAAATAAGGGCTTTTTGTATGATTTTAAGATAGGCGCAGCAAATGGCGAAATTTTAAATCTAAAAATAAAAAGTCAAATTTGATAAAATAGCTAGCAAAACCAATAGAGGCAAAGATGAAAATTTTAGTCGTTGAGGACGAAATAGACCTAAATAGCGTCATCACAAGGCACCTAAAGAAAAACGGATATAGTGTCGATAGCGCGTTTAACGGCGAGGAGGCGATGGACTTTACCGCCGTCGCGCACTACGATCTCATCGTGCTTGATATCATGATGCCAGTGATGGACGGACTTACATTTTTGCAAAGATCGCGCACCGCAAAGCTAGCGACCCCTGTGCTGATACTGACAGCCAAAGACGATGTGGATGACGTTGTAAAGGGGCTTGACGCGGGTGCGGATGATTATTTGGTAAAGCCATTTGATTTTAAGGAGCTACTAGCTAGGGTACGCACGCTCATTCGCCGAAACAGCGGCAACGTGGCTAATGAAATTTATGCAGGCGAGCTAAAGATCGATCTTTCAAAAAAGTCGGTCGAATTTGGCGGCGAGCAGATCGAGCTAACTGGCAAAGAGTATGAAATTTTAGAGTTTTTGATGCTAAACAAGGGCAGAATTTTAACCCGCGACCAGATCAAAGAGTACGTCTGGGGCTTCGACTATACGGGTAGCTCAAATGTCATCGATGTGCTTATAAAAAACATAAGAAAAAGCTTGGCGAGTGCGATGTGATCCAGACTAAAAGAGGGCTTGGCTATGTTATTAAGGATTAAGCAAGCTCTCGCAAATATCCCAATAACCGCGCGCGTAACGCTTTGGTACTCGTTTTTTATCATCGTTATCGTGGCGGCTCTAGTTGTTATCTCGGCGGTCGTGGCGGATGAGGTTTTTGAGGATGCGAGCCAAAAAAAGCTAGCCAAATCAGTCACCAAAATCGCCAATGATATGGATGAGTTTGAGCCATATGATGATGGGATATTTTTTATAAAATATAACGCAAAAGGCGATGTGATCGGTGGTCTAGCGCCAAAGCGCTTTCAAATTTCACTTCAAATGAACAGCGGTGCGGTGCAGCTTTATGAAGAAGGCAAAAACCGCTTTTACTACTACGATATCGCAGCTAAAGGCAAAGATGTCTGGGTCAGAGGCGTGATAAATGCGGAGAAATTTTTCAAAAAAGAGGGGCTATTTTTACTAGCGCTTGGCGTTTTTGTGCCGGTTTTATTTCTCTTTGTGCTTTACGGCGGCTACAAAACGATAAAAAACGCGATGAAACCAGTCACTACGATGTCAAAAACTGTGCTTGAGATAGGCAGCAGCCGGGACTTTTCAAAGCGCATAGATCTACCTGCTGGTAAAGACGAGCTGCACGCGCTTGCAAGCGTTTTTAACCAGATGCTTGACTCGCTTGAAAAGGTCTATCAAAGCGAAAAACAGCTCACCTCAGACGTCTCGCACGAGCTACGAACGCCACTATCTGTCATCATAGCTGAGAGCGACTACGCTAAAAATTACTCACAAAATTTGGGCGAGGCCAAGGAGTCGCTAGAGGTCATCTCTAGGCAGTCAAGGAAAATAACCTCGCTTATAGATCAAATTTTGGAGCTTTCAAGACTGGAATCTGGCAGAAATTTGGAGCTAAAACGTATAAATTTAAGCTCTATCTTGCAAAATTTAGCCAGCGACTACGAAAAGCTTGCAAGCGTAAAGGATCTAAAATTTAACTGCATGATAGCACCAGATGCCGTAATCCTCGGCGATGAGCTGATGATATCAAGGCTGGTGGATAACTTTTTAAGCAATGCTCTTAAATTTGCTTCGGCCAAGATCGAGCTAAATTTAAGCGTGTCAAAAACGCATGCGCTTGTGTCTGTAAAAGACGATGGCATGGGCATCTCTAAAAACGATAGCGAGCTAATCTGGAATAAATTTTATCAAGTTGAAAGCTCAAGAAACAAAAGCCAAAACAGAGGCAGTGGCCTTGGTCTGGCCATCGCTGCAAATATAGCTAAAATTCACAGCGCAAAGCTTGGCGTAAAAAGTGAAGCTAGAGCTGGAAGCGAATTTTGGGCAGAATTTGAGCTTGTAAATTTAAAAGAAGTGAAAATTTAGGCAGTTTGCTAAGACAAAATTTATGAAATAGCAAATAAATACGAGTATAAATTTAAACGCCGCATAAAACGGCGTCTATATTTTTAAAACAAAGTTAAAGTCATAAACTTTTACAGAAATTTCATGGTTAGGTTGCTTCAAAAAGAGCTCTTAGGGCATGCTCATATCATAAGCATCAATAAAGACTATCAAAGCTACGAGATAGATGAAGATAGTAGCGGTTGAGGTCTATATAGTAAGTAAAGCATTAAGATACGTGATTAAAAGCCTATTTAAAAGGCTTTTAAAAGAGTTTGTAAAAAGATATTTTTCAAAGTAATGTAAAGAATTTTCGCCACTTTGTTTTTGAGCAAAGCTTGCTCTAACTGCAAATTAACCACACTTCTTAATGTCTTTTTATAACTTTGATATCTAACAAAATTTACAAAATTTAGCCGAGAGCCACAATTAAAAACAAAAAACAAAAAACAAAAAACAAAAATGCAAAAGGCACTAAATTCAGTGCCTTTTATCGCTATCTTTCGCCAAGTTTTCCACATGCATCAGCGCGGCATCTACTGCAATGTGACATTTGATTTATGTCACTACCTATTGATCTACGGATGCGGTGGATCTCATCGGTTGAAGGGGATTTTAAATTTTCAAAAGGGGTGTCATGCACCGGTATCATCGCCATGCAGTTCATTATGTCAGCTCCCCACTGCTTTGCCTTTGCTGAGATGCTTTGGACGTGATCCATATTGACCCCAGGGATGACGACGGTGTTTATCTTTACTAGCATGCCAGCCTCTTTTAGCTTGCGGATGCCCTCATCCTGGCGCGCTAGCAGTATCCTAGCAGCCTCCTCGCCGTAGTAGTTTTTATCTTCATATCTCACCCACGAATAGACCTTCGAGCCAACATCTGGCGTCACGGCATTAACCGTCACTGTCACGTGGCTCACGCCAAGACGTACGATCTCATCAACATGCTCAGGCAGCGCTAGTCCATTAGTTGAGAGGCAAAGCAGGACATTTGGGAAGTGAGACTTGCACTTTTCAAAGGTTGCTAGCGTCTTGTCAGCGTCACACATTGGATCGCCAGGACCAGCGATGCCGATGACGGAGATGTCTTGTCTAAATTTAAAGAGCTTTTCTAAAAATTTCACCGATTCATCTGGCGTTTGCACCTTTGCCGTTACGCCAGGGCGATTTTCATTAGCGCAGTCATATATGCGGTTGCAGAAGTTGCACTGGATGTTGCAGTGAGGGGCAACTGGCAGATGCACGCGTCCGTAGCTAGCGGAGGCCTTTTTGTTAAAGCATGGGTGATTGTCTAGTTCAGCCTTAGTGCGAAAGATCATTAGCTCTTTTTCCTTCCAAATTTAATAGCATTTGCATGGCAGACATTGAGGCAGTCACCGCAGTTTGTGCAGTTTATCTCATCAGGTCTCGTTCCCATCTCGCACTTGCGTAAGCATGCGTCGCAGTCGTCACAGGCACTTGTTTTATAGACACGAAATATCGAAAATTTACGCAAAATTTCAAGCACACCACCTGATGGACAGACGAAACGGCACCAAAGGTTAGCTACGATCAGCGAGGCTAGCATGACTGAGATGATGATCACTGTGCGAGTGACCCACTCCCATTCGCCAAAGCGAAGTGACAAAGTAAGAGCGGTTAGGTACTCATCGCTCGTTCTTATAGGTATCATCATGCGAGGATTGCCCCAGATAAAATAGGCCCAAAGGCTGATTACTATGGTGGCTAGCATGCTTATCTGAGCGAATATTAGCTTTTTGCTGCGAATTTTTAGCTTGAAAAAGGCAAATTTACCAAGCATTTGATTGACAAAGCCAGCTGGACAGACCCAGCCACAAAATGCCCTACCAAAGAGGATGACAAGCGCTGGGATAAATAGCCAAAATCCAAAAAACAGCAACGTGATCCGCCCCCAACAGGTGATGATAGGGCAGTTTTGGCAATTTACAAAAGGCACTACAAAAGGGCATCTAAAAATGCCGTAATACGCCCATTGTCCGATGCCAGCTATAAAGATGAGCTGCACTAGGCGTCTTATCTTTGTTGTGGGGGAGTTTTTGCTTCTCTTTTTTAAATTTACGTTACCGCATGCACTGCTATTAGAGCATGCGCTATTACAGCTACTACACATCTTTTACACCAAACCT
Above is a genomic segment from Campylobacter concisus containing:
- a CDS encoding PepSY domain-containing protein, which produces MKKILGTAVLAAVLGVTGLQAAITSKDALNIAEKNFPGSSVKDIEMDVKNGATFYKIESFRDSVKQEIKIDANSDQIVKVENKNKKYILPIEAVDFSKFALGIDEAVAKAQALEAGWSLDEVDLDNKNGAWIYKVELKRDRSEKKVIINAQTGEIIGNYTK
- a CDS encoding response regulator transcription factor, which codes for MKILVVEDEIDLNSVITRHLKKNGYSVDSAFNGEEAMDFTAVAHYDLIVLDIMMPVMDGLTFLQRSRTAKLATPVLILTAKDDVDDVVKGLDAGADDYLVKPFDFKELLARVRTLIRRNSGNVANEIYAGELKIDLSKKSVEFGGEQIELTGKEYEILEFLMLNKGRILTRDQIKEYVWGFDYTGSSNVIDVLIKNIRKSLASAM
- a CDS encoding HAMP domain-containing sensor histidine kinase, translating into MLLRIKQALANIPITARVTLWYSFFIIVIVAALVVISAVVADEVFEDASQKKLAKSVTKIANDMDEFEPYDDGIFFIKYNAKGDVIGGLAPKRFQISLQMNSGAVQLYEEGKNRFYYYDIAAKGKDVWVRGVINAEKFFKKEGLFLLALGVFVPVLFLFVLYGGYKTIKNAMKPVTTMSKTVLEIGSSRDFSKRIDLPAGKDELHALASVFNQMLDSLEKVYQSEKQLTSDVSHELRTPLSVIIAESDYAKNYSQNLGEAKESLEVISRQSRKITSLIDQILELSRLESGRNLELKRINLSSILQNLASDYEKLASVKDLKFNCMIAPDAVILGDELMISRLVDNFLSNALKFASAKIELNLSVSKTHALVSVKDDGMGISKNDSELIWNKFYQVESSRNKSQNRGSGLGLAIAANIAKIHSAKLGVKSEARAGSEFWAEFELVNLKEVKI
- the nifB gene encoding nitrogenase cofactor biosynthesis protein NifB; this translates as MIFRTKAELDNHPCFNKKASASYGRVHLPVAPHCNIQCNFCNRIYDCANENRPGVTAKVQTPDESVKFLEKLFKFRQDISVIGIAGPGDPMCDADKTLATFEKCKSHFPNVLLCLSTNGLALPEHVDEIVRLGVSHVTVTVNAVTPDVGSKVYSWVRYEDKNYYGEEAARILLARQDEGIRKLKEAGMLVKINTVVIPGVNMDHVQSISAKAKQWGADIMNCMAMIPVHDTPFENLKSPSTDEIHRIRRSIGSDINQMSHCSRCRADACGKLGER
- a CDS encoding 4Fe-4S binding protein; the encoded protein is MCSSCNSACSNSSACGNVNLKKRSKNSPTTKIRRLVQLIFIAGIGQWAYYGIFRCPFVVPFVNCQNCPIITCWGRITLLFFGFWLFIPALVILFGRAFCGWVCPAGFVNQMLGKFAFFKLKIRSKKLIFAQISMLATIVISLWAYFIWGNPRMMIPIRTSDEYLTALTLSLRFGEWEWVTRTVIIISVMLASLIVANLWCRFVCPSGGVLEILRKFSIFRVYKTSACDDCDACLRKCEMGTRPDEINCTNCGDCLNVCHANAIKFGRKKS